In one Bacillus sp. PK3_68 genomic region, the following are encoded:
- a CDS encoding alpha/beta hydrolase, with protein MSEQIVKINNVDICTECFGNRKDPAVLLIMGAMSSLDWWDEDFCLHLADQGRFVIRYDHRDLGRSTVYEPGTSNYTITDMADDAAGVLDAYSIEQAHIVGMSLGGMIGQILALRYPERTLTLTLIASSVFGTEAEKLPPMDQSILDHHAKNASIDWSDREAVIAYLADGWKTLAGSKPYEQARMYKLAAKEYDRAKQLPSRFNHAMLQGGDEYFDRMNEIDVPVLIIHGTEDPALPYEHGLALAKAIPHAELVALDGSGHEIHCEDWDQIIHSIIKLGS; from the coding sequence ATGAGTGAACAGATAGTGAAAATAAATAATGTAGATATATGCACAGAATGCTTTGGAAACCGTAAGGACCCTGCCGTACTTTTGATTATGGGAGCGATGTCTTCATTGGATTGGTGGGATGAGGATTTTTGTCTCCACCTCGCTGATCAAGGGCGATTTGTCATTCGTTATGATCATCGGGATCTTGGGCGATCGACAGTATATGAGCCTGGTACTTCCAACTATACAATAACGGACATGGCCGATGACGCGGCAGGTGTGCTAGATGCTTATTCTATAGAGCAGGCACATATCGTTGGAATGTCCTTAGGCGGTATGATCGGCCAGATTCTTGCCCTGAGATATCCAGAACGCACACTCACGCTTACACTCATTGCATCAAGTGTGTTTGGGACTGAAGCGGAAAAGTTGCCTCCAATGGATCAAAGCATACTGGATCACCATGCGAAGAATGCATCGATAGATTGGTCCGATCGAGAGGCCGTTATTGCCTATCTGGCAGATGGGTGGAAAACTTTAGCTGGATCCAAACCTTATGAACAAGCAAGAATGTATAAACTGGCGGCAAAAGAATACGATCGTGCCAAACAGCTACCAAGCAGGTTTAATCATGCCATGCTACAAGGCGGAGACGAGTATTTCGATCGAATGAATGAGATCGACGTACCTGTGCTCATTATTCATGGTACAGAGGACCCAGCCTTGCCATACGAGCACGGGCTTGCTCTTGCAAAAGCCATCCCTCATGCTGAATTAGTGGCTCTTGATGGATCAGGACATGAAATTCATTGTGAAGACTGGGATCAAATTATCCATTCAATAATAAAGCTTGGTTCCTGA
- the aac(6') gene encoding aminoglycoside 6'-N-acetyltransferase, producing MLREATLSDTKEAAQLALLLWPGHTLEELIHEMSQLLGQPDATIILAYDSNEAIGFAQCQLRYDYVEGTTSSPVGYLEGLYVKEAFRKQGVARSLIHTCENWARERGCQEFASDCELGNKESLAMHLKLGFSEANRIICFTKRL from the coding sequence ATGCTAAGAGAGGCAACATTATCAGATACGAAAGAAGCTGCTCAACTTGCTTTGTTGCTCTGGCCTGGACATACTTTGGAGGAACTTATACACGAAATGTCACAGCTTCTTGGCCAGCCAGATGCGACTATAATTTTGGCTTATGATAGCAATGAAGCCATTGGGTTTGCCCAATGCCAATTGCGCTATGATTATGTTGAAGGGACAACTTCAAGCCCTGTGGGATATTTAGAGGGACTCTATGTAAAAGAAGCTTTTCGTAAGCAAGGGGTTGCAAGAAGCCTAATTCATACGTGCGAAAATTGGGCTAGAGAACGGGGCTGCCAGGAGTTTGCTAGTGACTGTGAATTAGGAAACAAAGAAAGTTTAGCGATGCATCTTAAATTAGGATTTAGCGAAGCCAATCGTATCATTTGTTTTACAAAGAGGTTATAG
- a CDS encoding YitT family protein — translation MSTVKKHSPNQLKLILRGLIIIIGGFIAAYGLETVLIPNNVSDGGVTGISIVGSQLFGLPLGVLIVVINIPFVWLGYKQIGKSFAIYSIIGIASLAVGTSLMHHMPAIIEGDTLLVTVVGGIILGFGMGLALRNGGALDGIDMLAVLLSRKLPFGTSDFILFLNLFVFIFVSTVFGLQGAILSAIAYFIASKVIHIVEEGLSGSKTFKIITTQPELMVKTIRDRLGRSATYNEVYGGYSHEKFKEITCVINRLEESKIKEIINEIDEEAFVTVYDVAEVKGGNFRKHNIH, via the coding sequence ATGAGTACAGTTAAAAAGCATAGTCCTAATCAATTAAAATTAATTTTACGAGGATTGATAATCATTATAGGAGGATTTATCGCAGCATATGGACTTGAAACCGTATTAATCCCAAATAATGTATCCGATGGAGGAGTAACCGGCATTAGTATCGTTGGTTCACAACTATTTGGATTACCTTTAGGAGTCCTCATTGTTGTTATTAATATTCCTTTTGTTTGGCTAGGTTATAAACAAATTGGTAAAAGCTTCGCGATTTATTCCATTATCGGCATCGCTTCACTAGCTGTTGGCACCAGTCTTATGCATCATATGCCAGCTATTATTGAAGGGGATACTTTGCTCGTTACTGTTGTCGGCGGAATTATTCTCGGCTTTGGAATGGGGTTAGCCTTGCGTAATGGCGGGGCGTTGGACGGTATTGATATGCTAGCCGTTCTGCTCTCTCGAAAATTGCCGTTTGGGACGAGTGATTTTATTCTTTTTTTAAACCTATTTGTATTCATTTTTGTCTCTACCGTATTTGGTCTACAAGGGGCCATTCTTTCCGCCATTGCTTATTTTATCGCTTCTAAGGTGATTCATATCGTTGAAGAAGGCTTAAGCGGATCAAAAACCTTTAAAATTATTACAACTCAACCTGAATTAATGGTAAAAACGATACGAGACCGCTTAGGAAGAAGTGCCACGTATAATGAAGTGTATGGCGGTTATTCCCATGAAAAGTTCAAAGAAATTACGTGTGTTATTAACCGGTTAGAAGAAAGTAAAATTAAGGAAATTATTAATGAAATTGACGAAGAGGCTTTTGTGACCGTATATGACGTAGCAGAGGTAAAAGGCGGCAATTTCAGAAAGCATAATATCCATTAG
- a CDS encoding S-layer homology domain-containing protein: MEQVQALMDAGVMEGYHDGTLRLDSSVTRGQFVAFLVRALDLPSGDSGFKDVGPGSSLYKDISAAKKAGLLLGNAEGYALANDPVTRSDVAVMLDRAMQLKGEYPTKAALTYKDAADITRYAYESVQRMTHYGLIKGTADNYFLPKKIATRGESAVFVYRLMEKLDLFSGSKDPITIPKPVDSSEVVVPVNGYQYIKVRMNTRGVPLTYDKRTIDAHIRSTDYHYYYHMGNASKPLGSLRVTLRKLDNGDVFAFTKFIHNGSNTYSASVIVPFQQSDNYSLAKYNTFGQVDQKHDDTFGVDKTSHPTGILSAKKGNTVVNEMMIGKNYISLHRQHNYPTGDKSVLRELIEERESYQMYTDKARNLVTTHVNLSVRSKAISENWILLSDKRLFANDKNRNDWFKRTISQYTTINNWLTADGAYTKLPWSIEPGYKMGYGRNITRLQGGVYLTAYTGNKERYFYDLVINAVADLDVFSSGAITAGKNPIFPTEYTSSLLKKTYGLTAPYVDTRLNENAALFLKNTSESLSIRELQGTNIRYADYLVKQKSLGNIIPITASSYLIADYYGIGNNHAKTHASLNHALGEMRFLLETYKQTNHPAYLKTAREIKAGIEALHPKWIRSNGDLWYRVSPAKAFGGDDYPHLTLADLLLSQNIFAETGIPRSIIFDEMIRSKTKYMVNNKVPIPAFIVQLLREQGFGSLINSTYQSSTNKADIEKRPKDSLDLLAE; encoded by the coding sequence ATGGAGCAAGTGCAGGCGCTTATGGATGCTGGGGTCATGGAAGGCTATCATGATGGAACATTGCGACTCGATTCGTCAGTCACAAGGGGACAATTTGTGGCGTTTCTAGTAAGAGCTCTGGATTTGCCATCTGGTGACTCCGGATTTAAGGATGTAGGCCCCGGCAGCAGTTTATATAAAGATATCAGTGCCGCGAAAAAAGCGGGGCTTCTTTTAGGAAATGCCGAGGGCTATGCGCTCGCCAATGATCCGGTCACACGTTCGGATGTAGCTGTTATGCTTGATCGGGCCATGCAGCTAAAAGGAGAGTACCCAACAAAAGCTGCACTCACGTATAAGGATGCAGCAGATATTACCCGGTACGCCTATGAATCTGTACAGCGCATGACTCATTACGGACTCATTAAAGGAACAGCAGATAATTATTTTTTACCGAAGAAAATTGCTACACGCGGTGAATCAGCCGTGTTTGTGTATCGATTGATGGAAAAGCTTGATTTATTCTCTGGAAGCAAAGATCCGATTACGATTCCTAAGCCGGTCGATTCTTCAGAGGTTGTCGTCCCAGTCAATGGCTACCAATATATTAAAGTAAGAATGAATACGCGCGGTGTACCTCTTACATACGACAAACGTACGATAGATGCACATATTCGCTCAACTGATTATCATTATTACTATCATATGGGAAATGCCTCTAAGCCGCTTGGCTCCTTGAGAGTGACATTGAGAAAGTTGGATAACGGCGATGTATTCGCCTTTACAAAATTTATCCATAATGGAAGCAATACATACTCAGCATCTGTCATTGTGCCGTTTCAGCAGTCGGATAATTATTCATTGGCTAAATATAATACGTTCGGCCAGGTAGATCAAAAGCATGATGATACATTCGGTGTTGATAAAACGTCACATCCGACCGGCATTTTATCAGCGAAAAAAGGCAATACGGTGGTCAATGAAATGATGATCGGCAAAAACTATATTTCCCTTCATCGCCAGCATAATTACCCGACCGGGGATAAATCTGTTCTTCGCGAGCTGATTGAGGAGCGGGAAAGCTATCAAATGTACACGGATAAAGCGCGCAACCTCGTTACGACGCATGTAAACTTATCTGTCCGCTCTAAAGCGATTTCGGAAAACTGGATACTGTTATCGGATAAGCGTTTATTTGCCAATGATAAGAACAGAAACGATTGGTTTAAACGGACGATCAGCCAATATACAACTATCAACAACTGGCTTACGGCGGACGGAGCTTACACGAAACTGCCATGGTCAATTGAGCCTGGTTATAAGATGGGGTACGGCCGTAACATCACCCGCCTTCAAGGGGGAGTGTATTTAACAGCCTATACTGGCAATAAGGAACGCTACTTTTATGATCTTGTCATTAATGCAGTGGCCGATTTGGATGTATTCTCTAGCGGGGCGATCACAGCAGGAAAGAATCCGATCTTTCCGACGGAATATACAAGTTCGTTGCTTAAAAAAACATACGGTCTAACAGCTCCCTATGTTGACACTAGATTGAATGAAAACGCCGCTTTGTTCTTGAAAAACACTTCCGAATCGTTATCTATTCGAGAGCTTCAAGGCACCAACATTCGTTATGCTGATTATTTGGTGAAACAAAAAAGCCTCGGAAACATTATCCCAATCACAGCTTCTAGCTATTTAATCGCTGATTATTATGGGATCGGAAATAATCATGCCAAAACACATGCGTCACTCAATCACGCACTCGGTGAGATGCGTTTCTTGCTCGAAACATATAAGCAAACGAATCATCCTGCTTACTTGAAAACAGCCCGTGAAATTAAAGCAGGTATTGAAGCACTTCATCCAAAGTGGATCCGCTCTAATGGTGATCTTTGGTACCGAGTAAGCCCAGCAAAGGCATTTGGAGGCGATGACTACCCTCATTTGACCCTAGCAGATCTGCTGTTAAGCCAAAATATATTTGCCGAAACAGGCATCCCGCGCAGTATAATATTTGACGAAATGATTCGCTCAAAAACGAAGTATATGGTTAACAATAAGGTGCCGATACCGGCCTTTATCGTTCAACTTCTTCGTGAACAAGGCTTCGGCAGCCTGATTAATAGCACATACCAATCTAGCACAAACAAAGCAGATATTGAAAAACGTCCTAAAGATTCGCTTGATTTGCTAGCAGAGTGA